The following is a genomic window from Planctomycetia bacterium.
TCGGTTTGCTTCTCAACGGCGTATCATCGTTTGCCCGCGCTGACGAGGCTGCGCCGGCGGCGAAGATTACTTACGACGAGCACGTGCAGCCAATCTTGCGACAGCATTGCTTTACCTGCCATGGCGAGAGCGACGCCAAGAGCGATCTGCGCGTCGATAACTTTGCGGCGCTCATGCGCGGCGGGGCGAGCGGCGAGGTAGTCACCGCTGGAGACGCGGACTCTTCGCGATTGTGGGCGCTCGTCTCGCACGCGGAATCGCCGGAGATGCCGCCGGATCAGGATAAATTGCCGGAACCCGAGTTGAATACGATCAAGGAGTGGATCACGCAAGGGGCGCTTGAAAACTCCGGCTCCGTGGCCAAGGTGAAGGCCAAGCCCAAGGTGGAGCTCAAGGTCTCGGTCGGCGCCGGGAAGCCGGCAGGTCCGGCCGCGATGCCCGAGGGACTTTCGCGCCAGCCGATCGTACACACCTCGCGCGCCGCGGCCGTGACGGCAATCGCCGCGAGTCCCTGGGCGCCGGTCGTGGCGATCGCTGGGCAGAAGCAGATTTCGCTGTATCACACCGAAACATCGCGATTGCTGGGCGTGTTGCCGTTTCCGGAAGGAACGCCGTATGTGTTGAAGTTCAGCCGTTCCGGCGCGTTGCTGCTCGCGGGCGGCGGGCGCGGAGGGCACTCCGGCAAGGTCGTGTTATTCGACGTCACGAACGGCCAGCGCGTCGCGGAAATCGGCGATGAGCTCGACGCCGTGCTAGCGGCCGACATCAACGACGATCACACGCAGGTGGCGCTGGGCGGACCGAAAAAGATCGTACGCATCTTTTCCGTAGCCGATGGGAGTCTGCTGTTCGAGATCAAGAAGCACACCGATTGGGTGACCTCGATTGAATACAGCCCTGACGGCGTGCTGCTCGCAACGGGCGACCGCAGCAATGGGTTGTTCGTCTGGGAAGCTGAGACGGCTCGCGAATATCAGAACTTGAAGGGACACAATCTCGGGATCACCAGCGTCTCGTGGCGTGGCGACGCCAACTTGCTGGCCAGCGCCAGTGAAGACGGGACGATCAAGCTGTGGGAAATGGAAAACGGCTCGCTGATCAAGAGTTGGGACGCGCATGGCGGCGGCGCGGCGTGCGTCAGCTTCTCGCATGACGGCCGGTTGGTGTCCGCGGGGCGCGATCGCGTCGTCAAGATCTGGGACGCCAACGGCGCGCAGCTGCGCGCGTTCGAC
Proteins encoded in this region:
- a CDS encoding c-type cytochrome domain-containing protein; translated protein: MKFAWQVLFFGLLLNGVSSFARADEAAPAAKITYDEHVQPILRQHCFTCHGESDAKSDLRVDNFAALMRGGASGEVVTAGDADSSRLWALVSHAESPEMPPDQDKLPEPELNTIKEWITQGALENSGSVAKVKAKPKVELKVSVGAGKPAGPAAMPEGLSRQPIVHTSRAAAVTAIAASPWAPVVAIAGQKQISLYHTETSRLLGVLPFPEGTPYVLKFSRSGALLLAGGGRGGHSGKVVLFDVTNGQRVAEIGDELDAVLAADINDDHTQVALGGPKKIVRIFSVADGSLLFEIKKHTDWVTSIEYSPDGVLLATGDRSNGLFVWEAETAREYQNLKGHNLGITSVSWRGDANLLASASEDGTIKLWEMENGSLIKSWDAHGGGAACVSFSHDGRLVSAGRDRVVKIWDANGAQLRAFDAFHDLALQCVFTHDDAQVAAGDWTGEVRLWNVADGALVGNLLSNPPTLQMFAEAEAAKAQAAVFAAEQAAANAAAATKSLEEKSAALAEIAARLSALQAEAAQLTADRAAMEQAANQATAAAQAATDAVAAAKAAADTAHAEANQAAQAANVTAQANSGK